One Yimella lutea DNA window includes the following coding sequences:
- a CDS encoding oligosaccharide flippase family protein, giving the protein MSATARLEDGGAAKVSAESGPGPDQMASAGAAGQLGPRALQDRAIRGASWTMLHTITAVPMGFVVNLILARALGVVHYGRLAFLMTLMDVVGGIIAVGVTTGTIQFGAKRHALGRHDDVRRLLSKAQGFRLFIAAPLLTLVVLLVADVPLPMLLLALVFGVWCPALLDGATTCLAIENKTAAGAQNAMVVNILVQAATLLSLWLVGTADAVWAARLAAGGLGVGLALVVVDPGYRRAVLHPQIPVGMPAGFWRFAVPTAIGGLVATLVLSRTEVFFLAWLGDAAAVGTFALAYGLASHIFAPAQALVGPLMPAISGLREIQASAVEAAFRRTIRASALIVSLLLVAGVPFFALLMPALYGDAYSQSEPMFVALAISAGLLVASGPVSAFVMGRLAAGTILRVNLLALIVDVGVAFALIPSLGGWGAVIANVSGALVQLVLLVGSELRAMQMPWSEMVKQTGSLTFAVTVAVATWALIEPIQLGRWVAAFCAIPVGCAVFLLMLRTTRAGLAQEDAVAIQRAMPRRLHRSAGAVLRLLTVQG; this is encoded by the coding sequence GTGAGCGCGACAGCGAGGCTCGAAGATGGTGGAGCAGCGAAGGTGAGCGCTGAAAGCGGCCCGGGGCCGGATCAAATGGCCAGCGCTGGGGCTGCCGGACAACTGGGGCCCCGGGCACTGCAGGACCGGGCGATCCGCGGTGCGAGTTGGACCATGCTCCACACGATCACTGCTGTTCCCATGGGCTTCGTCGTCAATCTGATCCTGGCACGGGCGCTGGGAGTCGTTCATTACGGACGACTCGCGTTCCTGATGACGTTGATGGACGTCGTGGGCGGGATCATCGCAGTGGGGGTGACGACTGGAACGATCCAGTTCGGCGCCAAGCGGCACGCACTAGGGCGCCACGACGACGTTCGACGGCTCCTGTCCAAGGCACAAGGCTTCCGACTGTTCATCGCGGCACCCCTGCTGACGCTCGTGGTTTTGCTCGTGGCCGATGTACCTCTGCCGATGCTTCTGCTTGCGCTTGTGTTCGGTGTCTGGTGCCCTGCGCTTCTTGACGGCGCGACGACATGTCTTGCGATCGAGAACAAGACAGCCGCCGGCGCCCAGAACGCGATGGTTGTGAACATATTGGTTCAGGCGGCGACGTTACTTTCACTCTGGTTGGTAGGCACGGCAGACGCTGTCTGGGCTGCTCGTCTGGCCGCTGGCGGGCTCGGGGTTGGCCTCGCCCTCGTTGTTGTTGATCCCGGCTATCGGCGCGCGGTACTCCACCCACAGATTCCGGTGGGCATGCCGGCGGGTTTCTGGAGATTCGCAGTGCCAACGGCGATCGGAGGGCTCGTTGCCACGCTGGTCCTGTCGCGCACCGAAGTGTTCTTCCTCGCCTGGCTCGGGGACGCGGCGGCGGTCGGTACTTTCGCTTTGGCCTACGGCCTGGCGTCGCACATCTTCGCCCCAGCGCAGGCATTGGTCGGACCGTTGATGCCCGCGATCTCCGGACTTCGGGAGATTCAAGCATCGGCGGTGGAGGCGGCATTCCGGCGGACGATCCGTGCTTCAGCGCTGATCGTTTCGTTGTTGTTGGTCGCAGGTGTTCCGTTCTTCGCACTGCTCATGCCAGCGCTCTACGGAGACGCCTACTCGCAGAGCGAACCGATGTTCGTCGCCCTTGCGATCTCTGCCGGGTTGCTCGTCGCAAGTGGTCCGGTCTCAGCGTTCGTCATGGGGCGCCTGGCCGCCGGCACGATTCTCAGGGTCAACTTGCTGGCGCTGATCGTCGATGTGGGTGTCGCATTCGCACTCATTCCATCGCTCGGCGGATGGGGAGCAGTGATCGCCAATGTGAGTGGGGCGCTGGTCCAACTGGTCCTGCTCGTCGGCAGCGAACTGCGCGCGATGCAGATGCCTTGGTCCGAAATGGTCAAGCAGACGGGGAGCCTGACATTCGCAGTCACGGTCGCAGTTGCGACATGGGCCCTGATCGAGCCGATCCAGCTGGGTCGGTGGGTCGCAGCATTCTGTGCGATCCCCGTCGGGTGTGCAGTCTTCCTTCTGATGCTTCGGACCACTCGGGCCGGCCTGGCACAGGAAGACGCCGTCGCCATCCAGCGTGCTATGCCACGTCGCCTCCACCGCTCCGCCGGGGCAGTGCTCCGGCTCTTGACTGTGCAGGGTTGA
- a CDS encoding phosphatase PAP2 family protein gives MSYLVSVRSAQGQRLDSATNNFLHNHIGSPIDTVLGEIARDVGPVLAFVVVGPFAIVAAARRRWWALVATTIVAVAPVIAWLLRRSGPDRPDFGVSLPSNNTYPSTHAALIASACVATVFLWPSRPPQVVLVVAAGAAGLGALGNVVSYAHLPSDVLGSLLLVAGATAIAMAISGWRRRVIVDSTNTFDEVPSSVGVDEYGERDSEARRWWSSEGER, from the coding sequence GTGTCCTACCTCGTGTCTGTCCGCTCGGCGCAGGGCCAACGCCTGGACTCAGCGACGAACAACTTCCTGCACAACCACATCGGGTCACCGATCGACACTGTGCTTGGTGAGATTGCCCGCGATGTGGGGCCCGTGCTGGCCTTTGTCGTCGTCGGCCCGTTCGCGATCGTCGCTGCCGCGCGACGCCGGTGGTGGGCACTCGTCGCAACGACGATAGTCGCGGTGGCACCTGTGATCGCTTGGCTCCTGCGTCGCAGCGGTCCGGATCGTCCCGACTTCGGCGTCTCGCTCCCGAGCAACAACACCTATCCGTCGACCCACGCCGCGCTCATTGCATCGGCTTGTGTCGCAACCGTGTTCCTCTGGCCGTCGCGCCCTCCGCAGGTCGTCCTCGTGGTCGCCGCGGGAGCTGCCGGTCTGGGGGCGCTCGGCAACGTGGTGAGTTACGCCCATCTGCCCAGCGACGTGCTCGGAAGCTTGTTGCTCGTTGCGGGAGCGACGGCGATCGCAATGGCCATCAGCGGCTGGCGACGACGGGTGATCGTTGACTCCACCAACACGTTTGACGAGGTTCCGAGTTCCGTCGGCGTCGATGAGTACGGTGAGCGCGACAGCGAGGCTCGAAGATGGTGGAGCAGCGAAGGTGAGCGCTGA
- a CDS encoding polysaccharide biosynthesis tyrosine autokinase — MTLREFLRVMRRRWRIIALCTLVVVAVAALVTMQQPRSYTARSSFYLQTTAQSSNANNGIAVITAQDLNTYVAVLGSPPVIEPLRRRLGLPAGYPINVSATVNPSASILNVTAVDSDPRRAAAIANATGPQLAEAAATFSPLLKSSGQAVAATTISPAGVPASPTSPNVTRNIEIAALAGLLLGVAFALMRNVFDTKVRGEGDLQTVSDSPLLAALPADNMQKVISSWNSRAAERHGYLEAVRRLRTSLMFVDVTTTGNAFLITSAVPGEGKTSTAINLARAVAETGSRTLLVDADLRRPTVASTLGLEGAAGLTTVLLGRADLNDVIQPYGDTNLHILAAGQVPPNPSELLGSQRMTEVFEKLGADFDYVLVDSPPVLPVVDAVLLDKMTAGLVMVVAADRTRKRDLAQAVKVLQTAGVEIDGFAMNMVSAKSESYYGTYTYESESSTRSGTKRESHAKGGRRRALARR, encoded by the coding sequence GTGACCTTGCGTGAGTTTCTGAGGGTAATGCGCCGCAGATGGCGCATCATCGCCCTGTGCACCCTCGTCGTCGTCGCGGTCGCGGCTCTCGTCACCATGCAACAGCCCCGCTCCTACACTGCGCGATCGAGTTTTTACCTCCAGACGACTGCCCAGAGTTCAAACGCGAACAATGGCATCGCAGTCATCACTGCACAAGATCTCAACACCTATGTTGCGGTCCTCGGATCGCCCCCGGTCATCGAGCCCCTTCGCCGCCGCCTCGGGCTGCCGGCCGGGTACCCGATCAATGTCTCGGCGACAGTCAATCCAAGCGCTTCCATCCTGAACGTCACTGCCGTCGATTCCGATCCTCGTCGGGCGGCCGCCATCGCGAATGCAACGGGACCCCAGCTCGCCGAGGCCGCAGCCACCTTCTCGCCCTTGCTGAAGTCGTCCGGCCAGGCTGTCGCCGCGACCACGATTTCGCCGGCCGGCGTGCCTGCGTCACCGACGTCGCCGAACGTCACACGCAACATCGAGATTGCCGCGCTTGCAGGCCTGCTACTCGGCGTCGCTTTCGCCCTCATGCGCAATGTGTTCGACACGAAGGTTCGAGGCGAGGGTGACCTGCAGACGGTGTCGGACAGCCCGCTTCTGGCGGCTCTCCCGGCAGACAATATGCAGAAGGTGATCTCGTCCTGGAACTCGCGCGCAGCGGAGCGCCACGGCTACCTGGAGGCCGTGCGTCGACTGCGCACGAGTCTCATGTTCGTCGACGTCACGACCACCGGGAACGCCTTTCTGATCACGTCTGCCGTGCCGGGTGAAGGGAAGACTTCGACGGCGATCAACTTGGCCCGAGCCGTGGCGGAGACCGGCTCTCGCACGCTGCTTGTGGACGCCGACCTCCGGAGGCCGACCGTGGCGAGCACGCTCGGCTTGGAAGGCGCGGCCGGGTTGACGACTGTGCTGCTCGGCCGGGCCGACCTCAACGACGTGATTCAGCCCTACGGCGACACCAACCTCCACATCCTCGCCGCCGGGCAAGTGCCGCCGAACCCGAGCGAACTTCTCGGTTCCCAACGGATGACCGAGGTCTTCGAGAAGCTCGGAGCAGACTTCGACTATGTCCTGGTGGACAGCCCTCCCGTGCTCCCGGTGGTTGACGCGGTGCTGCTCGACAAAATGACCGCCGGACTTGTGATGGTCGTGGCTGCAGATCGAACGCGAAAGCGGGATCTCGCACAGGCGGTGAAGGTGCTGCAGACCGCCGGTGTCGAGATCGACGGTTTTGCGATGAACATGGTGAGCGCGAAGTCGGAGTCGTACTACGGCACTTATACCTATGAGTCGGAATCGTCGACGCGTTCGGGGACCAAGCGTGAAAGCCACGCGAAGGGTGGCCGGCGGCGGGCACTCGCGCGCCGGTGA